A single region of the Agromyces sp. Leaf222 genome encodes:
- a CDS encoding metallophosphoesterase produces the protein MSPSKLAPAASIALAIGAAGAATLAWGVLVERKRWTLRRVEVPVLPAGSSPIKVLHLSDLHMAPWQREKQAWVRSLAELEPDLVVDTGDNLGHERGIEGIRAAFEPFRGVPGVFVNGSNDYFGPVLKNPFLYFTGPSGHVPRSKRLDIGELHAYFAELGWQDLDNTATTLDLRGTHFEFFGVDDPHKGFDRLDLITGAIDDLRADDPLADDRWPDAASGTPTRPTVTVGVTHAPYQRVLNSFVNHGAQLMLAGHTHGGQVCVPGFGALVTNCDIPRTQVKGLSVWRHGLRSAFLNVSAGLGTSIYAPVRFACPPEATLITLVASS, from the coding sequence TTGAGCCCCTCGAAGCTGGCACCGGCCGCGTCGATCGCACTCGCGATCGGCGCGGCCGGTGCCGCAACACTCGCCTGGGGCGTGCTCGTCGAGCGCAAGCGCTGGACCCTGCGCCGCGTCGAGGTGCCCGTGCTTCCGGCAGGTTCGAGCCCCATCAAGGTGCTGCACCTCTCCGACCTGCACATGGCCCCGTGGCAGCGCGAGAAGCAGGCGTGGGTCCGATCGCTCGCCGAGCTCGAACCCGACCTCGTCGTCGACACCGGCGACAACCTCGGCCATGAACGCGGCATCGAGGGCATCCGGGCGGCGTTCGAACCGTTCCGCGGGGTTCCCGGCGTCTTCGTCAACGGCTCGAACGACTACTTCGGCCCGGTGCTGAAGAACCCGTTCCTCTACTTCACGGGGCCGTCGGGCCATGTTCCGCGCAGCAAGCGGCTCGACATCGGCGAGCTGCACGCCTACTTCGCCGAACTCGGCTGGCAGGACCTCGACAACACCGCGACCACGCTCGACCTTCGCGGCACGCACTTCGAGTTCTTCGGCGTCGACGACCCGCACAAGGGCTTCGACCGCCTCGACCTCATCACGGGCGCGATCGACGACCTGCGCGCCGACGACCCGCTCGCCGACGACCGGTGGCCCGATGCGGCATCCGGAACCCCGACCCGGCCGACGGTGACCGTCGGCGTGACGCACGCGCCCTACCAGCGGGTGCTCAACTCGTTCGTGAACCACGGCGCGCAGCTCATGCTCGCCGGGCACACGCACGGCGGCCAGGTCTGCGTGCCCGGCTTCGGTGCGCTCGTCACGAACTGCGACATCCCGCGCACGCAGGTCAAGGGGCTGAGCGTGTGGCGCCACGGCCTGCGATCGGCGTTCCTCA
- a CDS encoding transglycosylase domain-containing protein — protein sequence MSGVGSGVLAFLGMSALAGVLVTAAVTPALAVTGMAANNSITMFENLPGFLKIGELAQKSSIYAIQPDGTPAEITSFYDDNREEVEFDYISQFLKDAAVAGEDPRFYEHGGIDIKGTLSAVANEFIPGGATRGGSSITQQYVKNVLINNGMNEAKTAEEKQAAYDEATATTPERKLKEMRYAISIDKKYPKDEILKGYLNIAAFGGQVYGVQSAAQYYFKTNAKDLTLPQAASLIAIVNWPEKFRLDYPDSETNGANTVVDGEKVPYADNKSRRDYILKEMLDEKKITQEDYDAAVATPVEPVISPPTTGCQASPYYAYFCDYVTWEIKDKMDKADTPDVNEGAEMLSRGGLKIYTTIDMQMQDVATQALKENVPSSIPEMDLGGSVVSVEVGTGRILAMVQNTDYNVDPDVTGDNYSAVNYNSGIDYGGSSGFQPGSTFKTFTLAEWLNEGHSLNESMNATKRSNWGTFNDSCSGPIDVGGWDPGNDEGGNGGFWTALFNTINSENTGFVAMAKQLDLCGIKKTATALMSAGRADGGELGTPAGTDWTFQPSAVLGTEEVAPLSMATAFAAFAGGGVSCTPIAIDKIEDAEGNAVEAPKSTCTQAITTDVAAGMDYALNKVMTQGTGTSSLYKMDTSGTPMIGKTGTTDNNEATWMSGASSRVATVVGVYNATGHVNLRQTYVNGEQAAVLRHNIWPRVMDFANTKYPGTGFPEPKSEYLSAPQAEVPSVLGLTPDAAQKALEAAGFGWALDGEVDSAQPKGTIGEQSATGMTSRGSQIMLKVSKGNLAPVPNVVGQQADAAEAALKQAGYKVRRANENTDDDSKVGIVLSQDPAGDGSAAAGATVTITIGKKSAGGNDGGNDGDGETPTVPGGGG from the coding sequence ATGAGCGGTGTCGGCTCCGGAGTGCTCGCATTCCTCGGCATGAGCGCTCTCGCCGGCGTGCTCGTGACGGCTGCTGTGACCCCTGCACTCGCTGTGACCGGCATGGCCGCGAACAACAGCATCACCATGTTCGAGAACCTTCCGGGCTTCCTCAAGATCGGCGAGCTCGCGCAGAAGTCGAGCATCTACGCGATCCAGCCCGACGGCACCCCCGCGGAGATCACCTCGTTCTACGACGACAACCGCGAAGAGGTCGAGTTCGACTACATCTCGCAGTTCCTGAAGGACGCCGCGGTCGCCGGTGAGGACCCCCGCTTCTACGAGCACGGCGGCATCGACATCAAGGGCACGCTGAGCGCCGTCGCGAACGAGTTCATCCCGGGCGGTGCGACCCGAGGCGGCTCCTCGATCACGCAGCAGTACGTCAAGAACGTGCTCATCAACAACGGCATGAACGAGGCGAAGACCGCCGAAGAGAAGCAGGCCGCGTACGACGAGGCGACCGCGACGACGCCCGAGCGCAAGCTGAAGGAGATGCGCTACGCCATCTCCATCGACAAGAAGTACCCGAAGGACGAGATCCTCAAGGGCTACCTGAACATCGCCGCGTTCGGCGGGCAGGTCTACGGCGTGCAGTCCGCCGCGCAGTACTACTTCAAGACGAACGCGAAGGACCTCACGCTGCCGCAGGCCGCGAGTCTCATCGCGATCGTGAACTGGCCCGAGAAGTTCCGCCTCGACTACCCCGACAGCGAGACGAACGGCGCCAACACCGTCGTCGACGGCGAGAAGGTGCCGTACGCCGACAACAAGAGCCGTCGCGACTACATCTTGAAGGAGATGCTCGACGAGAAGAAGATCACGCAGGAGGACTACGACGCCGCCGTCGCGACTCCCGTGGAGCCCGTCATCTCGCCGCCGACCACCGGATGCCAGGCCTCGCCGTACTACGCCTACTTCTGCGACTACGTGACGTGGGAGATCAAGGACAAGATGGACAAGGCGGACACGCCTGACGTCAACGAGGGCGCCGAGATGCTCTCGCGCGGCGGTCTGAAGATCTACACGACCATCGACATGCAGATGCAGGATGTCGCGACGCAGGCGCTGAAGGAGAACGTGCCGTCGTCGATCCCCGAGATGGACCTCGGCGGCTCCGTGGTGTCGGTCGAGGTCGGCACCGGCCGCATCCTCGCGATGGTGCAGAACACCGACTACAACGTCGACCCCGACGTCACCGGCGACAACTACTCCGCCGTCAACTACAACTCGGGCATCGACTACGGCGGATCCAGCGGCTTCCAGCCCGGCTCGACGTTCAAGACGTTCACGCTCGCCGAGTGGCTCAACGAGGGTCACTCGCTGAACGAGAGCATGAACGCCACGAAGCGCAGCAACTGGGGCACGTTCAACGACAGCTGCTCCGGCCCGATCGACGTCGGCGGCTGGGACCCCGGCAACGACGAGGGCGGCAACGGCGGGTTCTGGACCGCGCTGTTCAACACCATCAACTCCGAGAACACCGGCTTCGTCGCCATGGCGAAGCAGCTCGACCTCTGCGGCATCAAGAAGACCGCGACCGCGCTCATGAGCGCCGGCCGCGCCGACGGTGGCGAGCTCGGCACCCCGGCCGGCACCGACTGGACCTTCCAGCCCTCGGCCGTGCTCGGCACCGAAGAGGTCGCCCCGCTGTCGATGGCCACCGCGTTCGCGGCGTTCGCCGGCGGCGGCGTCTCCTGCACGCCGATCGCGATCGACAAGATCGAGGACGCCGAAGGCAATGCGGTCGAAGCGCCGAAGTCCACGTGCACCCAGGCGATCACGACCGACGTCGCGGCGGGCATGGACTATGCCCTCAACAAGGTCATGACCCAGGGCACCGGTACCTCCTCGCTCTACAAGATGGACACCTCCGGCACGCCGATGATCGGCAAGACGGGCACCACCGACAACAACGAGGCCACCTGGATGAGCGGTGCCTCGTCTCGGGTCGCCACGGTCGTCGGCGTCTACAACGCGACCGGGCACGTCAACCTCCGCCAGACGTACGTCAACGGCGAGCAGGCGGCCGTGCTCCGACACAACATCTGGCCGCGCGTGATGGACTTCGCGAACACGAAGTACCCCGGCACCGGGTTCCCCGAGCCGAAGAGCGAGTACCTCAGCGCCCCGCAGGCCGAGGTCCCGAGCGTGCTCGGCCTCACCCCCGACGCCGCGCAGAAGGCCCTCGAGGCCGCCGGATTCGGATGGGCGCTCGACGGCGAGGTCGACTCGGCCCAGCCGAAGGGCACCATCGGCGAGCAGAGCGCGACCGGCATGACCTCTCGCGGTTCGCAGATCATGCTGAAGGTCAGCAAGGGAAACCTCGCTCCGGTTCCGAACGTGGTGGGCCAGCAGGCCGACGCCGCCGAGGCCGCGCTGAAGCAGGCCGGCTACAAGGTGCGTCGCGCGAACGAGAACACCGACGACGACAGCAAGGTCGGCATCGTGCTCTCGCAAGACCCTGCGGGCGACGGTTCGGCCGCGGCCGGCGCCACCGTGACGATCACCATCGGCAAGAAGTCGGCCGGCGGCAACGACGGTGGCAACGACGGCGACGGCGAGACCCCGACGGTTCCCGGCGGCGGCGGTTGA
- a CDS encoding RidA family protein, with translation MAGFEARLVELGIVLPDVAPPVAAYIPAVATGPYVHTSGQLPFTAGALPATGKVGDGHGLVPADDAKAYARTCMLNALAAVRAEIGSLDRITRIVKVVGFVASDPAFTGQPGVINGASELLGEVFGETGRHARSAVGVAVLPLDSPVEVELLVEFA, from the coding sequence ATGGCCGGCTTCGAGGCGCGCCTCGTCGAGCTCGGCATCGTGCTCCCGGATGTCGCGCCGCCCGTCGCCGCGTACATCCCCGCCGTGGCCACCGGGCCCTACGTGCACACGTCGGGCCAGCTGCCCTTCACGGCCGGGGCGCTGCCCGCGACCGGCAAGGTGGGCGACGGCCACGGCCTCGTTCCCGCAGACGACGCGAAGGCCTATGCCCGCACCTGCATGCTCAACGCCCTCGCGGCGGTGCGCGCCGAGATCGGCTCCCTCGACCGCATCACGCGCATCGTGAAGGTCGTCGGCTTCGTGGCCTCCGACCCCGCGTTCACCGGCCAGCCCGGCGTGATCAACGGCGCGTCCGAGCTGCTCGGCGAGGTGTTCGGCGAGACCGGGCGCCACGCGCGCTCGGCCGTCGGCGTCGCGGTGCTGCCGCTCGACTCGCCCGTCGAGGTGGAGCTGCTCGTCGAGTTCGCCTGA
- a CDS encoding ATP-dependent helicase: protein MTLILDPDDPAGWREAPAAAGAPATSGEPAASGNRFTDGLNPEQREAVEYRGQALLIVAGAGSGKTRVLTHRIAGLIDSREAWPSQILAITFTNKAAAEMRERVEALLGEGASGMWISTFHSACVRILRREAEAIGLSSTFTIYDSADTRTVLKRIIKELDADTMGFTPAGAQSKISKLKNELSDVESYARNANMNDPQEVMFLEIFRQYTRRLRAASALDFDDLIAETVYLFRAFPKVASLYQRRFRHILVDEYQDTNHAQYSLIREFTQPIPPERVAEMADHGFNVRAVADATGGIPGASLTVVGDSDQSIYAFRGADIRNISEFERDFPGAKVVLLEQNYRSTQNILSAANAVISNNFDRKDKKLWTAVGDGDKITGYTGYTAHDEAQFVADEIEALHRSGVAYRDIAVFYRTNAQTRALEEIFVRSALPYRVVGGTKFYERAEIKDAMAYLISVANPLDELALRRILNTPKRGIGPATETALSSFAEANQVTFREAMRSADALGLGPKVTGAITTLATVLDEAAAMLAPSAAGVAAGTNEGASKVSDVLVFLLERSGLIETLRRSRDPQDETRAENVDELVAQTRDFDRDNPLATVVDFLTQVSLVAAADELDDASGTVSLMTLHTAKGLEYHAVFLTGLEEGLLPHQMSASEPGGPAEERRLFYVGITRARQRLYISLAMSRAQFGEVAVAMPSRYLQEIPEGLVDWKQSPGMATSRGGTQPRALNARRPGGAWGTRDRDLERFSVTASAKPKAEWANRVTGTVRDNGDLTLEAGDRIRHVDFGEGRVNQVTGEGTKRIAHVAFDTAGPKKLLIKIAPIEKL, encoded by the coding sequence ATGACGCTGATCCTCGACCCCGACGACCCGGCCGGCTGGCGCGAGGCGCCCGCTGCAGCCGGTGCACCTGCGACATCCGGTGAGCCCGCGGCATCCGGCAACCGCTTCACCGACGGCCTGAACCCCGAGCAGCGCGAAGCGGTCGAGTACCGCGGCCAGGCGCTGCTGATCGTGGCCGGCGCCGGCTCCGGCAAGACCCGCGTGCTGACGCATCGCATCGCGGGGCTCATCGACAGCCGCGAGGCGTGGCCCAGCCAGATCCTCGCGATCACCTTCACGAACAAGGCGGCCGCCGAGATGCGCGAACGCGTCGAGGCCCTGCTCGGCGAGGGCGCGTCCGGCATGTGGATCTCGACGTTCCACTCGGCGTGCGTGCGCATCCTGCGCCGCGAGGCCGAGGCCATCGGGCTGTCGTCGACGTTCACGATCTACGATTCGGCCGATACGCGCACGGTCCTGAAGCGCATCATCAAGGAGCTCGACGCCGACACCATGGGGTTCACCCCCGCCGGCGCGCAGTCGAAGATCTCCAAGCTCAAGAACGAGCTCTCCGACGTCGAGTCCTACGCGCGCAACGCGAACATGAACGACCCCCAAGAGGTCATGTTCCTCGAGATCTTCCGGCAGTACACCCGGCGGCTCCGCGCGGCGAGCGCCCTCGACTTCGACGACCTCATCGCCGAGACCGTCTACCTGTTCCGGGCGTTCCCGAAGGTCGCGTCGCTCTACCAGCGCCGGTTCCGCCACATCCTGGTCGACGAGTACCAGGACACGAACCACGCGCAGTACTCGCTGATCCGCGAGTTCACGCAGCCGATTCCGCCCGAGCGCGTCGCCGAGATGGCCGACCACGGGTTCAACGTGAGGGCGGTGGCCGACGCCACCGGCGGCATCCCGGGCGCGAGCCTCACCGTCGTCGGCGACTCTGACCAGTCGATCTACGCGTTCCGCGGGGCCGACATCCGCAACATCTCCGAGTTCGAGCGCGACTTCCCCGGGGCGAAGGTCGTGCTGCTCGAGCAGAACTACCGCTCGACGCAGAACATCCTCTCGGCCGCCAACGCCGTGATCTCGAACAACTTCGACCGCAAAGACAAGAAGCTCTGGACCGCGGTCGGCGACGGCGACAAGATCACCGGCTACACGGGCTACACCGCGCACGACGAGGCGCAGTTCGTGGCCGACGAGATCGAGGCGCTGCACCGCTCGGGCGTCGCCTACCGCGACATCGCCGTGTTCTACCGCACCAACGCGCAGACGCGAGCGCTCGAGGAGATCTTCGTGCGCTCGGCGCTGCCCTACCGGGTGGTCGGGGGCACGAAGTTCTACGAGCGCGCCGAGATCAAGGACGCGATGGCCTACCTCATCTCGGTGGCCAATCCGCTCGACGAGCTCGCGCTGCGGCGCATCCTGAACACGCCGAAGCGCGGCATCGGGCCGGCGACCGAGACCGCGCTGTCGAGCTTCGCCGAGGCGAACCAGGTCACCTTCCGCGAGGCGATGCGGTCGGCCGACGCGCTCGGGCTCGGGCCGAAGGTCACGGGTGCCATCACGACGCTCGCGACGGTGCTCGACGAGGCCGCGGCCATGCTCGCACCCTCGGCGGCCGGCGTCGCCGCCGGCACCAACGAGGGCGCCTCGAAGGTGTCCGACGTGCTCGTGTTCCTGCTCGAGCGCTCCGGCCTCATCGAGACGCTGCGCCGCAGCCGCGACCCCCAAGACGAGACGCGCGCAGAGAACGTCGACGAGCTCGTCGCGCAGACCCGCGACTTCGACCGCGACAACCCGCTGGCCACGGTCGTCGACTTCCTGACCCAGGTCTCGCTGGTCGCCGCGGCCGACGAGCTCGACGACGCCTCCGGAACCGTGTCGCTCATGACGCTGCACACCGCGAAGGGCCTCGAGTACCACGCCGTGTTCCTCACCGGTCTCGAAGAGGGGCTCCTGCCGCACCAGATGTCGGCCTCCGAGCCCGGCGGTCCTGCCGAGGAGCGCCGGCTCTTCTACGTCGGCATCACGCGCGCACGCCAGCGCCTCTACATCTCGCTCGCGATGAGCCGGGCCCAGTTCGGCGAGGTCGCCGTGGCGATGCCGTCCCGCTACCTGCAGGAGATCCCGGAGGGGCTCGTCGACTGGAAGCAGTCGCCCGGAATGGCGACCTCGCGCGGCGGCACCCAGCCCCGCGCCCTCAACGCCCGGCGCCCGGGCGGCGCCTGGGGCACTCGCGACCGCGACCTCGAGCGGTTCAGCGTCACGGCGTCCGCCAAGCCCAAGGCCGAGTGGGCGAACCGCGTCACGGGCACCGTGCGCGACAACGGCGACCTCACGCTCGAAGCCGGCGACCGCATCCGCCATGTCGACTTCGGCGAGGGCCGGGTGAACCAGGTCACGGGCGAGGGCACGAAGCGCATCGCGCACGTGGCCTTCGATACCGCGGGGCCGAAGAAGCTGCTCATCAAGATCGCCCCGATCGAGAAGCTCTGA
- a CDS encoding NUDIX hydrolase — translation MAWPIRATRTVYENPWIRVVEDDVERPDGETGIYGVVEMRHPAVFIVAMTDADEVLLVTVDRHTVGASIEVPAGGTDGEDVLLAAQRELLEETGYAASEWREIGRMSALNGIAKAPEHVFLATGLEVAASAGHSQHEEGISLVRAVPWTEVWRLVRDGGITDGETVAALAYAAVHLGRVS, via the coding sequence ATGGCCTGGCCCATCCGCGCCACCCGCACGGTCTACGAGAACCCGTGGATCCGCGTGGTCGAAGACGACGTCGAGCGACCCGACGGCGAGACCGGCATCTACGGCGTCGTCGAGATGCGGCATCCGGCCGTCTTCATCGTCGCCATGACCGACGCCGACGAGGTGCTCCTCGTCACGGTCGACCGGCATACCGTCGGAGCCTCGATCGAGGTGCCGGCCGGCGGCACCGACGGTGAAGACGTGCTGCTCGCCGCGCAGCGCGAACTCCTCGAGGAGACCGGGTACGCGGCGTCCGAGTGGCGCGAGATCGGCCGCATGAGCGCGCTCAACGGCATCGCCAAGGCGCCCGAGCACGTGTTCCTCGCGACCGGGCTCGAGGTCGCGGCATCCGCAGGCCACTCGCAACATGAAGAGGGCATCAGCCTGGTGCGGGCCGTGCCATGGACCGAGGTGTGGCGGCTCGTGCGCGACGGCGGCATCACCGACGGCGAGACGGTCGCCGCCCTCGCCTACGCCGCCGTGCATCTGGGCCGCGTGTCATGA
- a CDS encoding FUSC family protein, with product MSPSTPIGGWWREFRTLDVEVALRAALAAAVPLTILVAIGRTEWAAYAAFGAMTAIFGRSEPYGTRMRTVTTAGAVQVAATGLGILLAVVHAPLGVEAAVLALLITAVIVVFNVLGVTPSGPLFAVFGLLVCAAQPVDDGTGWQRWGVAWAAAAFAWLLAMSGWVLRRAAPRRTQAVFRDLPRRTPVRARGWTDPRLWLNVVQNVAAALLAGAAALALGIGHPYWAVVSAVAVIPPARAAHTAQRAAHRVVGTLVGVVATALVLWPDPPPWVLIVVIAVCQFGAELLVGRHYGAALVFITPLALTVVHLASPVPLIDLIADRVLETVLGAAVGLLAVLAARRFVEVRPMPPPTSTMPSVGPPASDRS from the coding sequence ATGAGCCCGTCGACCCCGATCGGCGGGTGGTGGCGGGAGTTCCGCACGCTCGACGTCGAGGTCGCACTCCGCGCAGCCCTCGCGGCGGCGGTTCCGCTGACCATCCTCGTGGCGATCGGGCGCACCGAGTGGGCGGCGTACGCCGCGTTCGGCGCGATGACCGCGATCTTCGGCCGAAGCGAGCCCTACGGCACGCGCATGCGCACCGTCACGACCGCGGGCGCCGTGCAGGTCGCGGCGACCGGACTCGGCATCCTGCTCGCGGTCGTGCACGCCCCGCTCGGCGTCGAGGCCGCGGTGCTCGCGCTGCTCATCACGGCCGTCATCGTCGTGTTCAACGTGCTCGGCGTCACCCCCTCCGGGCCGCTGTTCGCGGTCTTCGGCCTGCTGGTGTGCGCGGCCCAGCCGGTCGACGACGGCACCGGATGGCAGCGCTGGGGCGTCGCGTGGGCGGCGGCCGCGTTCGCCTGGCTGCTCGCGATGTCGGGGTGGGTGCTGCGACGCGCGGCTCCTCGACGCACGCAGGCCGTGTTCCGCGACCTGCCGCGCCGCACGCCGGTGCGTGCTCGCGGCTGGACCGACCCGCGCCTCTGGCTGAACGTGGTGCAGAACGTCGCGGCCGCGCTCCTCGCGGGTGCCGCAGCGCTCGCGCTCGGCATCGGCCATCCGTACTGGGCGGTCGTGAGCGCCGTCGCGGTGATCCCGCCCGCGCGGGCGGCGCACACCGCGCAACGGGCCGCGCATCGCGTCGTCGGCACCCTCGTCGGAGTCGTGGCCACGGCCCTCGTGCTCTGGCCCGACCCGCCGCCGTGGGTGCTCATCGTCGTGATCGCCGTGTGCCAGTTCGGCGCCGAGCTGCTCGTCGGCCGCCACTACGGCGCAGCCCTCGTCTTCATCACGCCGCTCGCCCTCACGGTCGTGCACCTCGCCTCGCCCGTTCCCTTGATCGACCTGATCGCGGATCGCGTGCTCGAGACGGTGCTCGGGGCCGCGGTCGGCCTGCTCGCGGTGCTCGCCGCACGGCGGTTCGTCGAGGTGCGACCGATGCCGCCGCCCACGAGCACGATGCCGAGCGTCGGGCCACCGGCATCCGACCGCTCCTGA
- the sucC gene encoding ADP-forming succinate--CoA ligase subunit beta, whose product MDLYEYQARDLFEQYGVPVLPGIVADTAEEVRAAAEKLGGVVVVKAQVKTGGRGKAGGVKVAKNPDEAFEAAQAILGLDIKGHVVKRVMVAGGARIAQEFYFSVLLDRANRSYLSLTSVEGGMEIEQLAVEKPEALARIEVDPIAGIDAAKAREIAVAANFPAELVDKVADVFVKLYEVYKGEDATLVEVNPLILDEDGNVIALDGKVTLDENAEFRHANHALLEDKAAADPLEAAAKELDLNYVKLDGEVGIIGNGAGLVMSTLDVVAYAGENHGGVKPANFLDIGGGASAEVMANGLGIILGDPQVKSVFVNVFGGITACDQVAKGIVGALAELGSTANKPLVVRLDGNNVVEGRRILEEAAHPLVTLAENMDQGADKAAELANAA is encoded by the coding sequence GTGGATCTTTACGAGTACCAGGCCAGAGACCTGTTCGAGCAGTACGGGGTGCCGGTGCTCCCCGGCATCGTCGCCGACACCGCCGAGGAGGTTCGCGCAGCAGCCGAGAAGCTCGGCGGCGTGGTCGTCGTCAAGGCGCAGGTGAAGACCGGCGGTCGCGGCAAGGCGGGCGGCGTCAAGGTCGCCAAGAACCCCGACGAGGCGTTCGAGGCGGCGCAGGCCATCCTCGGCCTCGACATCAAGGGCCACGTCGTCAAGCGCGTCATGGTCGCCGGCGGCGCACGCATCGCCCAGGAGTTCTACTTCTCGGTGCTGCTCGACCGGGCCAACCGCTCCTACCTCTCGCTCACGAGCGTCGAGGGCGGCATGGAGATCGAGCAGCTCGCGGTCGAGAAGCCCGAGGCCCTCGCCCGCATCGAGGTCGACCCCATCGCGGGCATCGACGCGGCCAAGGCCCGTGAGATCGCGGTCGCCGCGAACTTCCCGGCCGAGCTCGTCGACAAGGTCGCCGACGTCTTCGTGAAGCTCTACGAGGTCTACAAGGGCGAAGACGCGACGCTCGTCGAGGTCAACCCGCTCATCCTCGACGAAGACGGCAACGTCATCGCCCTCGACGGCAAGGTCACGCTCGACGAGAACGCCGAGTTCCGTCACGCGAACCACGCCCTCCTCGAGGACAAGGCCGCGGCGGACCCGCTCGAGGCCGCTGCGAAGGAGCTCGACCTCAACTACGTCAAGCTCGACGGCGAGGTCGGCATCATCGGCAACGGCGCTGGACTGGTCATGTCCACGCTCGACGTCGTCGCGTACGCCGGCGAGAACCACGGTGGCGTCAAGCCCGCCAACTTCCTCGACATCGGCGGCGGAGCCTCGGCAGAGGTCATGGCCAACGGCCTCGGCATCATCCTCGGCGACCCGCAGGTCAAGAGCGTGTTCGTGAACGTCTTCGGCGGCATCACCGCGTGCGACCAGGTCGCCAAGGGCATCGTCGGCGCACTGGCCGAGCTCGGCTCGACCGCGAACAAGCCGCTCGTCGTGCGCCTCGACGGCAACAACGTCGTCGAGGGCCGCCGCATCCTCGAGGAGGCCGCGCACCCGCTCGTCACCCTCGCCGAGAACATGGACCAGGGCGCCGACAAGGCCGCCGAGCTCGCGAACGCCGCGTAG
- the sucD gene encoding succinate--CoA ligase subunit alpha translates to MTIFLNKDSKVIVQGITGGEGSKHTARMLAAGTQVVGGVNARKAGTTVLHTDASGNSVELPVFASVAEAIQSTGADVSIAFVPPAFTKDAVVEAIDAEIPLLVIITEGVPVQDSAEFWAYAKEKGDTTRIIGPNCPGIISPGESLVGITPANITGKGPIGLVSKSGTLTYQMMYELRDLGFSTAIGIGGDPIIGTTHIDALAAFEADPETKAIVMIGEIGGDAEERAADFIKANVTKPVVGYVAGFTAPEGKTMGHAGAIVSGSAGTAQAKKEALEAAGVKVGKTPSETAQLLREVYAAL, encoded by the coding sequence ATGACGATCTTCCTCAACAAGGACTCCAAGGTCATCGTCCAGGGCATCACCGGCGGCGAGGGCTCCAAGCACACCGCGCGCATGCTCGCGGCGGGCACCCAGGTGGTCGGCGGCGTGAACGCGCGCAAGGCCGGCACGACGGTGCTGCACACCGATGCCTCCGGCAACTCGGTCGAACTGCCCGTGTTCGCCTCGGTGGCCGAGGCCATCCAGTCGACCGGCGCCGACGTGTCGATCGCGTTCGTGCCGCCGGCGTTCACGAAGGACGCCGTGGTCGAGGCCATCGACGCCGAGATCCCGCTCCTCGTGATCATCACCGAGGGCGTGCCCGTGCAGGACTCCGCGGAGTTCTGGGCGTACGCCAAGGAGAAGGGCGACACGACCCGCATCATCGGCCCGAACTGCCCCGGCATCATCAGCCCCGGTGAGTCGCTCGTCGGCATCACCCCGGCGAACATCACCGGCAAGGGCCCGATCGGCCTCGTGTCGAAGTCGGGCACGCTGACGTACCAGATGATGTACGAGCTGCGCGACCTCGGCTTCTCGACCGCCATCGGCATCGGCGGCGACCCGATCATCGGCACGACGCACATCGACGCCCTCGCGGCGTTCGAGGCCGACCCCGAGACCAAGGCGATCGTGATGATCGGCGAGATCGGCGGCGACGCCGAAGAGCGCGCGGCCGACTTCATCAAGGCCAACGTCACCAAGCCGGTCGTCGGCTACGTCGCGGGCTTCACCGCCCCCGAGGGCAAGACCATGGGTCACGCCGGTGCGATCGTGTCCGGTTCCGCCGGCACCGCGCAGGCGAAGAAGGAGGCCCTCGAGGCCGCCGGCGTCAAGGTCGGCAAGACGCCGTCCGAGACCGCGCAGCTGCTGCGCGAGGTCTACGCCGCCCTCTGA